One window from the genome of Metabacillus flavus encodes:
- a CDS encoding pyridoxal phosphate-dependent aminotransferase yields the protein MNFFEPSRLLKRLPEQFFAALAMKAAAKVKAGYDVINLGQGNPDRPTPEHIVMALQKASGDPANHKYSPFRGKHSLKEAAAKFYEREYGVLLDPETEIAVLFGGKAGLVELPQCLMNSGDIALVPDPGYPDYWSGVEMAEAEMYTMPLLEENQFFPDYTKIPPGILDSAKLMFLNYPNNPTGAAASKEFFEKTVELAKKHHICMVHDFAYGAIGFDGEKPLSFLQTPGAKETGIEIYTLSKTFNMAGWRVAFAAGNPSVIDAINLYQDHMYVSVFGAIQDAAEAALLDESESTKELVQMYENRRNTLVKAFRGIGWDIQAPKGSFFAWLKVPEGYTSQEFSDILLEKAHVVTAPGNGFGQFGEGYLRAGLLTDESRIEEAAARISKLGLFAMAD from the coding sequence TGAGCAGTTCTTTGCTGCGTTAGCAATGAAGGCGGCCGCCAAAGTGAAAGCTGGATATGACGTGATAAACCTCGGCCAGGGGAATCCCGATCGGCCGACGCCTGAGCATATTGTAATGGCGCTTCAAAAGGCTTCAGGCGATCCGGCCAATCACAAGTATTCTCCCTTCAGAGGGAAACATTCGCTGAAGGAAGCTGCAGCAAAGTTTTACGAAAGAGAATATGGGGTTCTATTGGATCCCGAAACTGAAATTGCCGTCCTCTTTGGGGGAAAAGCGGGTCTTGTTGAGCTTCCACAATGCCTTATGAATTCAGGAGACATTGCTCTCGTACCAGATCCGGGCTATCCGGATTACTGGTCTGGGGTAGAAATGGCAGAAGCGGAGATGTACACAATGCCTTTGCTTGAAGAAAACCAGTTTTTCCCCGATTATACAAAAATTCCGCCTGGTATTCTGGACTCCGCAAAGCTAATGTTCCTGAACTATCCGAACAACCCGACAGGAGCTGCAGCCAGCAAAGAGTTTTTCGAAAAGACAGTCGAACTGGCGAAAAAACATCATATCTGCATGGTGCATGATTTTGCATACGGAGCGATCGGTTTTGATGGTGAAAAGCCCCTCAGTTTCCTTCAGACACCCGGCGCAAAGGAAACTGGAATCGAAATCTATACACTTTCCAAGACGTTCAATATGGCCGGATGGAGAGTGGCATTTGCAGCAGGCAATCCGTCGGTTATTGATGCGATCAATTTATATCAGGACCACATGTATGTAAGTGTGTTTGGTGCCATTCAGGATGCAGCAGAGGCAGCACTGCTCGATGAGAGCGAAAGCACAAAAGAACTTGTCCAAATGTATGAAAACCGCAGAAATACACTTGTAAAAGCTTTTCGCGGCATCGGCTGGGATATTCAGGCGCCCAAGGGAAGTTTTTTCGCCTGGCTTAAAGTGCCTGAGGGATACACATCACAGGAGTTTTCCGATATTCTTTTAGAAAAAGCACATGTAGTCACTGCGCCTGGCAATGGCTTCGGGCAGTTTGGAGAAGGCTACCTCCGCGCAGGTCTGCTGACAGACGAAAGCCGGATTGAGGAAGCAGCCGCCCGCATATCAAAGCTTGGTTTATTTGCAATGGCAGATTAA
- the mtnW gene encoding 2,3-diketo-5-methylthiopentyl-1-phosphate enolase, translating into MSEIIATYLVHDRKGNLEKKAEGIALGLTIGSWTDLPELEKEQLKKHKGTVITAAELEEDRDASTYLGGKHTKGLIKIAYPAVNFSPDLPAILTTVFGKLSLDGEVKLVDLEFSDSLAKHFPGPKFGIDGIREKINVYNRPLLMSIFKGVIGKDLGYLEEQLYDQLAGGMDLVKDDEILFENPMTPFFDRVKRGRQIINLLKEETGKNSLYAVNLTGRTSELRDKARLAAEAGATALLFNVHAYGLDVLQSLAEDDEVPVPIMAHPAVSGAFAASEFYGFSYSLILGKLTRLAGADFSLFPSPYGSVALKRKEALGIAEECTVSSVYKKVFPVPSAGIHPGLVPVIMKDFGNDSIINAGGGIHGHPNGAKGGAAAFRSAVDAVLEGRTLEEKARSDEHLEKALKLWGQYEAAK; encoded by the coding sequence ATGAGTGAAATCATCGCAACCTATCTTGTTCATGACCGGAAGGGAAACTTAGAGAAAAAGGCAGAAGGCATAGCGCTCGGACTAACAATCGGTTCTTGGACTGATCTGCCGGAGCTTGAAAAAGAACAGCTGAAAAAGCATAAGGGAACAGTCATTACCGCTGCAGAGCTGGAGGAGGACAGGGACGCAAGCACGTACCTTGGAGGTAAACACACAAAGGGGCTTATTAAAATTGCTTATCCGGCGGTTAATTTCAGTCCGGATCTGCCGGCCATTTTAACGACAGTATTCGGGAAGCTTTCATTGGACGGTGAAGTGAAGCTGGTGGACTTAGAGTTCTCAGACTCTCTGGCAAAGCATTTCCCTGGTCCTAAATTTGGAATCGACGGAATCAGAGAAAAAATTAATGTTTACAACCGGCCGCTGCTGATGAGTATTTTCAAAGGAGTAATCGGCAAGGATTTAGGTTATTTGGAGGAGCAGCTGTATGATCAGCTTGCAGGCGGGATGGATTTGGTTAAGGATGACGAAATTTTGTTTGAAAATCCCATGACACCATTCTTTGATAGGGTCAAGCGAGGCAGACAAATAATAAATCTTTTGAAGGAAGAGACAGGAAAAAATTCTTTATATGCTGTCAATCTGACCGGACGGACATCCGAACTCCGAGATAAAGCGAGATTGGCTGCTGAGGCTGGAGCAACGGCACTGCTGTTCAATGTTCATGCTTACGGGCTGGATGTTCTGCAATCCCTGGCAGAGGATGATGAAGTGCCGGTTCCTATCATGGCTCATCCTGCTGTGAGCGGGGCGTTCGCAGCATCAGAGTTTTACGGATTCTCCTATTCTTTAATTCTGGGAAAACTAACCCGCCTAGCCGGAGCTGATTTCTCTTTATTTCCGTCCCCTTACGGCAGCGTAGCGCTAAAGAGAAAAGAAGCACTTGGAATAGCTGAGGAGTGTACAGTCTCCTCTGTGTACAAAAAAGTATTTCCAGTACCCTCAGCCGGAATACATCCCGGGCTGGTGCCTGTCATCATGAAAGATTTTGGGAATGACAGCATCATTAATGCAGGGGGAGGGATTCATGGCCATCCGAACGGAGCTAAAGGAGGAGCAGCAGCATTTCGTTCAGCAGTTGATGCGGTTCTTGAAGGCAGAACCCTCGAAGAAAAAGCAAGGTCGGATGAGCATCTGGAAAAGGCCCTGAAACTCTGGGGCCAGTACGAGGCTGCAAAATGA
- a CDS encoding 2-hydroxy-3-keto-5-methylthiopentenyl-1-phosphate phosphatase: MKPVIFCDFDGTITINDNIIEIMKQFAPPEWEELKNQVLNRTISVKEGVGKMFSLLPSSKREEITSYLLDQAEIREGFTEFAAYAKEQNIELYIVSGGIDFFVHPLLNGQIEQQKIFCNEADFQGEQILIHWPHPCDADSGCEMECGCCKPSIIRGIASTDQEIIVIGDSVTDLEAAKMADFVIARDYLLDKVKEQHLSFEPFETFHDVVSILEKRRVSV, translated from the coding sequence ATGAAGCCAGTAATATTTTGCGACTTCGATGGAACCATCACAATAAATGACAACATTATCGAAATCATGAAGCAGTTTGCCCCTCCTGAATGGGAGGAGCTAAAGAATCAGGTCCTGAATAGAACCATTTCAGTAAAAGAAGGGGTCGGTAAAATGTTTTCCCTGCTGCCCTCTTCTAAAAGGGAGGAAATCACCAGCTACCTATTGGATCAAGCCGAAATTAGGGAAGGATTTACTGAATTTGCAGCCTATGCAAAAGAGCAGAATATCGAATTGTACATTGTTAGCGGAGGAATTGATTTTTTCGTTCATCCTCTCCTTAATGGTCAGATTGAGCAGCAAAAAATCTTTTGCAATGAGGCGGACTTTCAAGGAGAACAAATCCTTATTCATTGGCCGCATCCATGTGATGCAGACAGCGGGTGTGAAATGGAGTGCGGCTGCTGCAAGCCCTCCATCATTCGCGGCATAGCAAGCACTGATCAGGAAATCATTGTAATTGGAGATTCTGTTACCGACCTGGAAGCAGCAAAAATGGCTGACTTTGTCATTGCACGGGACTATTTGCTTGATAAGGTTAAAGAGCAGCATTTATCATTCGAACCGTTTGAAACATTCCATGATGTAGTGAGCATTTTAGAGAAGAGGAGGGTGAGTGTATGA
- a CDS encoding methylthioribulose 1-phosphate dehydratase: MRTIMEQRWRELAEVKRELAGRDWFPATSGNLAIKTGSEPLTFYVTASGKDKRKESSEDFLLVDGSGQPAEETTLKPSAETLLHIEVYTRTNAGCSLHVHTVDNNVISELYAHEGSITFTGQEIIKAFGLWEEDASFTIPIIPNHADIPQLARVFGQHVHEDAGAVLIRNHGITVWGRDAFEAKKYLEACEFLFSYHLKLKQFSAITIN; encoded by the coding sequence ATGAGGACGATTATGGAACAGCGCTGGCGTGAGCTGGCTGAAGTAAAACGGGAGCTTGCGGGAAGAGATTGGTTTCCTGCTACAAGCGGCAATCTGGCAATCAAAACGGGCAGTGAGCCATTAACCTTTTATGTTACAGCGAGCGGCAAGGATAAGCGGAAGGAAAGCTCGGAGGATTTTTTGCTTGTTGACGGCAGCGGGCAGCCGGCAGAAGAAACGACCCTGAAGCCGTCTGCTGAGACCCTCCTTCATATTGAGGTTTATACAAGAACGAATGCTGGATGCAGTTTGCATGTTCATACGGTGGACAATAATGTGATTTCTGAGCTGTATGCTCATGAAGGGTCAATTACCTTCACTGGGCAGGAAATTATTAAAGCCTTTGGCCTGTGGGAGGAAGATGCTTCCTTCACCATTCCCATCATTCCGAATCATGCCGACATCCCTCAGCTCGCCCGGGTATTCGGACAGCATGTCCATGAAGATGCCGGTGCCGTTCTGATCAGGAATCATGGAATTACTGTATGGGGAAGAGATGCCTTTGAAGCAAAAAAATATTTAGAAGCTTGCGAATTTCTATTCTCTTATCATCTTAAACTCAAGCAATTCAGCGCGATAACAATCAACTAA
- a CDS encoding 1,2-dihydroxy-3-keto-5-methylthiopentene dioxygenase encodes MASIYFQGTGERISDQDQVAAFLEKQEVIYENWDIQKLPGHLEEKYDLSDEEKEEILQVFKTEIEDISKRRGYQAQDIISLSDKTPNLDELLKNFQQEHHHTDDEVRFIVSGHGVFIIQAKDGSFFNVELVPGDLISVPENIRHYFTLQEDRKVVAVRIFVTKEGWVPIYDKEELGAK; translated from the coding sequence ATGGCATCGATTTATTTTCAAGGTACAGGCGAAAGAATTAGCGATCAGGACCAAGTCGCAGCATTTTTAGAAAAGCAAGAAGTCATTTACGAAAACTGGGATATTCAAAAGCTTCCAGGACATTTAGAGGAAAAGTATGATTTGTCTGATGAAGAAAAAGAAGAAATCCTGCAAGTATTCAAAACAGAAATAGAGGATATCTCCAAAAGACGCGGCTATCAGGCACAGGATATCATTTCACTCTCTGACAAAACCCCTAATCTTGATGAGCTGCTGAAAAACTTCCAGCAGGAACACCATCATACAGATGATGAAGTTAGATTTATTGTCAGCGGGCATGGGGTATTTATCATACAGGCAAAAGACGGCTCATTCTTCAATGTTGAGCTAGTTCCCGGTGATTTGATTTCCGTCCCTGAAAATATCCGACACTATTTTACACTTCAGGAAGACCGTAAAGTTGTAGCGGTAAGAATTTTCGTTACAAAAGAGGGCTGGGTGCCGATTTACGATAAAGAGGAATTGGGAGCAAAATAA
- the cbpA gene encoding cyclic di-AMP binding protein CbpA, producing MKIRYNYVEKEKVKYCEASSTVKEAYDQLKKTGYRSIPVLDESGKKFAGLIYKVTLLEYYHEQDGKDEDSITSLIKDQDAFISEEESFIKAFLTIKRLPFLAVINDEQEFAGIMTHANIMNVLEDSFGMKTGGYLMTVATKEHKGAIKELVSTVKDVNIEGMLTLDNGDYLRRIVLNLSHELTEKKLNKIISKLEEKDFRVTFIDDVHKEKAAAGKGK from the coding sequence ATGAAAATTCGTTATAATTATGTGGAAAAAGAAAAGGTAAAATATTGCGAGGCTTCAAGTACTGTAAAAGAAGCATATGATCAATTGAAGAAAACCGGATACAGAAGCATTCCGGTTCTAGATGAAAGCGGGAAAAAATTTGCCGGTTTGATCTACAAGGTTACCCTCCTTGAATATTATCATGAACAGGATGGAAAAGATGAAGATTCAATCACGTCACTCATTAAAGATCAGGATGCTTTTATTTCTGAGGAAGAATCATTTATCAAAGCGTTTTTAACGATAAAAAGGCTGCCATTTCTTGCGGTTATTAATGATGAACAGGAATTTGCAGGAATCATGACCCATGCAAATATTATGAATGTACTGGAGGACTCTTTCGGTATGAAGACAGGCGGATATTTAATGACTGTCGCAACGAAGGAGCACAAGGGAGCCATCAAGGAATTGGTAAGCACAGTAAAGGACGTTAATATAGAGGGAATGCTAACCTTGGATAATGGGGATTATTTGCGCAGAATTGTCTTAAATCTATCGCATGAATTGACGGAGAAGAAGCTGAATAAGATTATCAGCAAGCTGGAAGAAAAGGATTTCCGCGTCACCTTTATTGATGATGTTCATAAAGAAAAGGCTGCCGCAGGTAAAGGAAAGTAA
- a CDS encoding aspartyl-phosphate phosphatase Spo0E family protein — MIEQVQKEELITKINAKREEMISAAESKSYTSSEVVKYSQELDELLNQFQQLEWEEHRTATPFSKLVTRVAKWGFASESQQAAAEH, encoded by the coding sequence GTGATTGAACAAGTGCAAAAAGAAGAATTAATTACTAAAATAAATGCTAAAAGAGAGGAAATGATTTCTGCTGCTGAATCCAAAAGCTACACGAGCAGCGAAGTCGTTAAATACAGTCAGGAATTGGACGAGCTATTGAATCAATTTCAGCAGCTTGAGTGGGAGGAACACAGGACCGCCACACCCTTTTCGAAGCTGGTCACCCGAGTGGCCAAGTGGGGATTTGCATCAGAGTCGCAGCAGGCTGCTGCAGAGCATTAA
- a CDS encoding ZIP family metal transporter: MNDVYTGSILSALSTGLGAVPILFLKNTLTHKWRDILLAFSAGIMMTASMVSLIPEALKIGGMLPVVAGLLLGVLILTILEKQIPHIDLEHSRSGIQFDEKALLIIAAITLHNLPEGLSVGVSYAADASDTGNLIAFAIGFQNAPEGFLVALFLISQNIGRMKAFLIATATGAVEIVTSMLGYYLTNYVNTLVPYGLSFAAGAMLFIIYKELIPESHGDGNERTATYAFITGIVMMLMLIEAF; this comes from the coding sequence ATGAACGACGTCTATACCGGTAGCATTCTATCTGCCCTATCAACTGGATTGGGCGCCGTACCTATATTATTTTTAAAAAATACATTGACGCATAAATGGCGAGATATCCTGCTGGCGTTCTCAGCCGGGATCATGATGACCGCTTCCATGGTCAGCCTCATTCCTGAAGCATTAAAAATCGGGGGAATGCTGCCGGTCGTGGCGGGATTATTGTTAGGGGTATTAATTCTTACAATATTGGAGAAACAGATTCCTCATATTGATCTTGAGCACTCGAGAAGCGGGATACAATTTGATGAGAAAGCACTCCTGATCATCGCAGCCATTACTCTGCACAATCTTCCTGAAGGCTTATCCGTTGGTGTGAGCTATGCGGCTGATGCAAGCGATACGGGGAATCTGATCGCTTTTGCAATTGGTTTTCAAAATGCACCGGAAGGTTTTTTAGTCGCCTTATTTCTGATCAGTCAGAATATCGGCAGAATGAAAGCATTTCTTATTGCAACAGCCACCGGGGCAGTCGAAATTGTAACTTCAATGCTTGGCTATTATTTAACCAATTATGTAAATACACTCGTACCATACGGGCTTTCATTCGCAGCAGGTGCTATGCTGTTCATCATCTATAAAGAGCTGATTCCGGAAAGCCATGGAGACGGAAATGAACGGACAGCAACCTACGCCTTTATTACCGGAATTGTCATGATGCTTATGCTGATTGAGGCCTTCTAA
- a CDS encoding aldo/keto reductase family protein yields MNYRRLGRSGLKVSEISLGSWLTFGQTIDEKSAELIIHRAYEAGINFFDCANVYAKGMAEQVMGKALKSFERESYVVTTKAFWPVGEGPNDRGLSRKHIMEQVHSSLKRMDLDYIDVFYCHRYDAETPLEETLRAIDDLIRQGKILYAGVSEWSAAQLQEAVHVADRYLLERIIVNQPQYNMLHRDIEEEIMPISEKNGISQVVWSPLAQGVLTGKYMEGKIPKGSRASNEEVNTWVKEILNDIMNRKVSMLSELASSLDISLAQLALAWTLRNPNVASTLVGASTPEQIEENAKASEVILSYEILNEIESILAI; encoded by the coding sequence ATGAATTATAGAAGATTAGGGAGATCCGGGCTGAAGGTATCGGAAATCAGTCTTGGAAGCTGGCTTACATTCGGGCAGACGATTGACGAAAAGTCGGCGGAATTGATTATACATAGAGCATATGAAGCGGGCATTAACTTTTTTGACTGTGCTAATGTTTACGCAAAAGGTATGGCTGAACAGGTTATGGGAAAAGCCCTGAAATCATTTGAAAGAGAATCCTATGTCGTTACAACCAAGGCGTTTTGGCCAGTAGGAGAAGGTCCTAATGACAGGGGCCTTTCAAGAAAGCATATTATGGAGCAAGTGCATTCTTCCCTGAAAAGAATGGACTTGGATTACATCGATGTCTTTTATTGCCACCGGTATGATGCAGAAACCCCTCTTGAAGAAACACTTAGAGCCATTGATGATTTAATCAGACAGGGGAAAATCCTTTATGCTGGTGTAAGTGAATGGTCGGCTGCCCAGCTTCAGGAAGCGGTTCATGTGGCAGACCGTTATTTACTGGAAAGAATTATTGTAAATCAGCCTCAATACAATATGCTCCATCGTGATATTGAAGAAGAAATTATGCCAATCAGCGAAAAGAATGGAATTTCCCAAGTCGTTTGGTCTCCGCTTGCCCAGGGGGTGCTGACAGGAAAGTACATGGAAGGCAAAATTCCAAAGGGCAGCCGCGCCTCCAATGAAGAGGTTAATACGTGGGTTAAGGAAATCTTAAATGACATCATGAACCGGAAAGTATCTATGCTTTCTGAGCTGGCATCAAGTCTGGATATCAGTCTGGCGCAGCTGGCTCTTGCGTGGACTTTAAGGAACCCAAATGTTGCGAGTACGCTTGTTGGAGCTTCTACTCCAGAGCAGATTGAAGAAAATGCCAAAGCATCTGAAGTCATACTCTCGTATGAAATTCTGAATGAAATTGAAAGTATCCTTGCTATTTAA
- a CDS encoding phosphotransferase enzyme family protein, which translates to MEPSVRKQFNEEIIKKSAHFFGAESVNAAKLGDAENFVYEVQLNGSPVILRITHSSHRSLEQLQAEMDWIEFLHTKNIHVCRPISSNGTSIHVIPIESGTEFYCCLFEKAIGDRIAADGPKWNEPLFFEWGRTIGKMHNASSEYEPASGKPRRPQWHEEELLDIQRFVPDVSDEILQQKNNLLQQLSVLKKDHFGLIHSDLHTGNFHVDREELYLFDFDDSSYHWFASDVAIPLYYYAWTMERNGEQNPEEKCIRFFKGFIKGYKEERCFTEEMAKSISLFLKLRDFVLYAFFMKKFGAGEIEETYQNWIVPIKHRIEDDREIISIK; encoded by the coding sequence ATGGAACCGTCCGTTCGGAAACAATTTAATGAAGAAATCATTAAGAAGTCTGCTCATTTTTTTGGCGCAGAGAGCGTAAACGCAGCAAAACTGGGGGATGCAGAAAATTTTGTGTATGAAGTACAGTTAAATGGATCCCCCGTTATTCTCAGGATTACCCATTCAAGCCATAGAAGCCTGGAACAGCTTCAGGCTGAAATGGACTGGATCGAATTTTTACATACAAAAAACATTCATGTTTGCCGGCCGATTAGCTCAAATGGGACCAGCATCCATGTCATACCGATCGAATCTGGAACAGAATTTTACTGCTGTTTATTTGAAAAAGCCATTGGCGATCGAATTGCAGCAGACGGTCCCAAATGGAATGAACCGCTGTTTTTCGAATGGGGCAGAACGATCGGTAAAATGCACAACGCTTCTAGTGAATATGAGCCCGCTTCAGGTAAACCCCGCAGACCGCAATGGCACGAAGAAGAACTGCTTGATATCCAGCGATTTGTACCGGATGTATCAGATGAAATTCTTCAGCAGAAGAATAATCTGCTCCAGCAGCTGAGTGTACTTAAGAAAGATCATTTTGGCCTTATCCATTCTGACCTGCATACAGGGAATTTTCATGTTGATAGGGAAGAGCTTTACTTGTTCGACTTTGATGACAGTTCCTATCACTGGTTTGCAAGTGATGTAGCTATTCCCCTTTATTATTATGCCTGGACTATGGAAAGAAATGGGGAACAAAATCCTGAGGAAAAATGCATCCGCTTTTTCAAGGGGTTTATAAAGGGGTATAAAGAGGAAAGGTGCTTTACTGAAGAAATGGCAAAAAGCATTTCTCTCTTCCTAAAATTGAGGGATTTTGTCCTCTACGCTTTTTTTATGAAAAAATTTGGAGCGGGAGAGATTGAAGAGACTTATCAAAATTGGATAGTGCCAATTAAGCACAGGATAGAAGACGATCGCGAAATCATTTCAATAAAGTGA
- a CDS encoding MarR family winged helix-turn-helix transcriptional regulator: MNESEQSLKLFVVLSRAYRAINDRMNKHITSFGLNPTEFGVLELLYHKGDQPLQQIGGKILLASGSITYVVDKLEQKGFLARKACDKDRRVTYAHITAEGKALIEDIFPSHQQKIDDIIGILSEEEKAQAIEMMKRIGFHAKEQK; this comes from the coding sequence ATGAATGAATCAGAACAATCATTAAAGCTCTTTGTTGTTTTATCCCGGGCTTACCGCGCGATTAATGACAGAATGAACAAGCATATTACTTCTTTTGGACTGAACCCGACCGAATTTGGTGTATTGGAGCTGCTTTATCATAAAGGTGACCAGCCCCTTCAGCAAATCGGAGGAAAGATTTTATTAGCCAGCGGAAGTATTACCTATGTAGTGGACAAGCTGGAGCAGAAAGGCTTCCTTGCCCGCAAAGCATGTGATAAAGATCGCAGGGTTACCTACGCCCATATAACCGCTGAGGGAAAAGCTCTCATCGAAGACATATTTCCATCCCACCAGCAGAAAATCGATGATATTATCGGAATTCTTTCAGAAGAAGAAAAAGCACAAGCTATTGAAATGATGAAACGGATCGGTTTTCATGCAAAGGAACAAAAATAA
- the motB gene encoding flagellar motor protein MotB: MAKRKRKEKHEEHMDESWLIPYADLLTLLLALFIVLFAMSSIDANKFQMMARAFNSTFEGGTGIMEYPSPLPDGEMEQLDVTKAEPKEQQEQKQELERLKEAEKKINEYITNKGLNAKLKTSLTDEGLLITINNDILFESGSIYVRKRDEDLAKEISQLLVMEPPRSIIVSGHTDNIPIKNAVFDSNWELSVMRAVEFMKLLLTNPELSPELFSAKGYGEFKPISDNKTADGRQKNRRVEILILPLASKEPAK, encoded by the coding sequence ATGGCTAAGCGGAAGAGAAAAGAAAAGCATGAGGAGCATATGGATGAGTCCTGGCTCATTCCATACGCCGATCTTTTAACTCTTCTTCTCGCCCTATTCATTGTGCTTTTTGCGATGAGTTCCATTGATGCGAACAAATTTCAGATGATGGCCAGGGCTTTCAACAGCACCTTTGAAGGCGGTACTGGAATTATGGAATATCCAAGTCCGCTGCCGGATGGAGAAATGGAGCAGCTGGATGTGACCAAAGCCGAGCCAAAGGAACAGCAGGAACAGAAGCAAGAACTCGAGAGGCTTAAAGAAGCCGAGAAGAAAATAAATGAGTATATCACCAATAAAGGTCTGAATGCTAAACTGAAGACCTCGCTGACCGATGAAGGTCTTCTCATTACCATCAATAATGATATCCTCTTTGAATCAGGCAGCATTTATGTGCGGAAACGAGATGAGGATTTGGCAAAAGAAATTTCCCAGCTCCTTGTTATGGAGCCGCCGAGGAGTATTATTGTCAGCGGTCATACAGACAATATTCCGATTAAAAATGCTGTGTTCGACTCCAACTGGGAACTGAGCGTAATGAGAGCCGTCGAGTTTATGAAGCTCCTTCTTACAAACCCTGAGCTATCTCCAGAATTGTTCAGTGCAAAGGGATATGGAGAATTCAAACCGATCTCGGATAATAAAACAGCAGATGGAAGACAGAAAAACCGGCGTGTTGAAATACTTATCCTTCCGCTTGCTTCGAAAGAACCGGCCAAATAA